A single window of Acidobacteriota bacterium DNA harbors:
- a CDS encoding hydantoinase/oxoprolinase family protein: protein MARKIKSLQSQLRIGVDTGGTFTDFIVAFKNRQFSFKVPSTPMAPAQAILIGLNQALELLSEEFEKLPDAEVEIVHGTTVATNALLERKGARTALVTTAGFEDVIEIGRQARPDLYNLAVKRPAPLVPSELRFGVRERIAADASVIQSLTGRELAALVKKLKHAEIESIAISLLFSFSNSDHEKRIADALEPLGIPVSVSHKILPEYREYERTSTVVINAYLAPRVSHYLGELTEGLARKFKRQDETRLRIMQSSGGSISAEIAAQEPVRTILSGPAGGVVSAVRIAELAGFADIITFDMGGTSTDVALCRGEARTTNEAQITGLPVAVPVLDIHTVGAGGGSITYVDEGGALRVGPESAGADPGPACYGFGTQPTVTDANLVLGRFAGTGLLAGEMALDEFRAAAVLNRLADEISRASSKLVTREQAALGVIRVANANMEQALRLVSVERGHDPRRFSLVSFGGAGGLHAAALASALRIPRVLVPSFPGAFSALGVLLADVVKDYSRTVMLTVESGDGSKLPRRIEREFSAMEKQARADLRAEGFALDQTNLARLLAMRYRGQSFELEISLSNEVETDAVRRFHQAHRARYGHADEQKAVEIVSIRLRATGVTDKPQLKSEKTFRRYKAKPQRDALVWLSDKRRKVAVFDRAELLSGATISAPAIITEYGSTTLIPPGWRATVDGWQNLILESQ from the coding sequence ATGGCCAGAAAGATTAAGTCATTGCAAAGTCAGCTTCGCATAGGAGTAGATACTGGGGGGACGTTTACAGACTTTATCGTCGCTTTCAAAAATCGCCAGTTCTCATTCAAAGTTCCCTCGACCCCGATGGCTCCCGCGCAAGCTATTTTGATTGGACTCAATCAAGCGCTGGAACTTCTCAGCGAAGAATTTGAGAAATTGCCCGACGCGGAGGTGGAAATCGTTCACGGCACCACTGTCGCCACCAACGCCTTGCTGGAACGCAAAGGAGCGCGCACGGCTCTGGTCACCACTGCCGGATTTGAAGACGTGATCGAAATCGGTCGCCAGGCTCGCCCGGATCTTTACAATCTTGCGGTAAAGCGGCCTGCACCACTGGTTCCCAGCGAGTTGCGGTTCGGCGTCAGGGAACGGATTGCCGCCGATGCCAGCGTGATTCAATCGTTGACGGGTCGCGAACTGGCAGCGTTGGTCAAAAAATTGAAACATGCAGAAATCGAATCCATCGCCATTTCGCTGCTGTTTTCCTTTTCCAACTCCGACCACGAAAAAAGAATCGCCGATGCCTTGGAGCCGTTAGGTATTCCGGTATCTGTCTCGCACAAAATCCTGCCTGAATACCGCGAATACGAGCGCACCTCGACGGTCGTCATCAACGCTTACCTGGCGCCGCGCGTCAGCCATTATCTGGGCGAACTGACTGAAGGTTTGGCGCGAAAGTTCAAACGGCAAGACGAAACACGGCTGCGAATTATGCAATCGTCGGGCGGTTCAATTTCCGCAGAGATTGCCGCGCAGGAACCAGTTCGCACGATTCTGTCCGGTCCGGCTGGCGGGGTCGTTTCCGCCGTGCGAATTGCCGAGCTTGCGGGCTTCGCTGACATCATCACGTTTGATATGGGCGGAACTTCCACTGACGTGGCACTGTGTCGCGGCGAAGCGCGCACGACCAATGAAGCTCAAATCACGGGATTACCAGTCGCCGTTCCGGTTCTGGACATTCACACCGTAGGCGCTGGCGGAGGCTCGATTACTTACGTGGACGAAGGTGGCGCATTGCGCGTCGGCCCTGAATCCGCAGGCGCCGATCCAGGCCCAGCCTGTTACGGATTCGGAACTCAGCCAACCGTGACTGACGCAAATTTAGTTTTGGGCAGGTTTGCGGGCACTGGATTGCTGGCTGGAGAAATGGCGCTGGATGAATTTCGAGCGGCCGCGGTGCTAAATCGCCTGGCAGACGAAATCTCTCGCGCTTCATCCAAACTGGTTACGCGCGAACAAGCCGCACTCGGCGTCATTCGCGTAGCGAACGCGAACATGGAACAGGCGCTGCGGTTGGTTTCCGTCGAACGAGGCCACGACCCCAGACGGTTTTCGCTGGTCAGTTTTGGCGGCGCTGGCGGATTGCACGCAGCCGCATTGGCTTCAGCACTGAGAATTCCACGAGTCCTGGTTCCATCGTTTCCTGGCGCTTTTTCGGCGCTGGGAGTGTTGCTGGCCGATGTGGTCAAAGATTATTCGCGCACCGTCATGCTGACGGTTGAATCCGGAGATGGCTCAAAATTGCCGCGACGAATCGAACGCGAATTCTCCGCCATGGAGAAACAGGCTCGCGCAGATTTACGCGCTGAAGGCTTTGCGCTGGATCAAACCAATCTGGCTCGTTTGCTGGCCATGCGGTATCGCGGCCAGTCCTTCGAGCTTGAAATTTCCTTGAGCAATGAGGTTGAAACCGATGCCGTCAGGCGATTTCACCAGGCTCATCGTGCGCGGTACGGTCATGCCGACGAACAGAAAGCCGTTGAAATCGTCAGTATCCGATTGCGCGCCACAGGCGTCACCGATAAACCGCAACTTAAAAGCGAGAAGACGTTTCGCCGTTACAAGGCCAAACCTCAACGCGATGCACTGGTTTGGCTGAGCGACAAGCGCCGCAAAGTCGCAGTGTTTGACCGGGCGGAACTGCTGTCCGGCGCAACCATTTCTGCTCCGGCCATCATCACCGAATATGGATCAACGACGCTGATCCCTCCAGGCTGGCGTGCGACGGTGGACGGATGGCAAAACCTGATTCTCGAATCACAGTAA